From the Gemmatimonadales bacterium genome, one window contains:
- a CDS encoding helix-hairpin-helix domain-containing protein: MTDRLEKRAVADALEQIASFMELKGENLFRVRTFKTVARAVGGLPETLQQALQDGSLAATKGVGPATLEVINELASTGRSALLEELRGQVPPGLVEMLSISGLGVAKIRQIHETLGIDSLPELEAAALDGRLAALPRFGQKTADNIRKSIAFLRQASAFRLAHHAAEEARALTEALSRVPGVLHATAAGDVRRRCEVVREVVIVVTAEVPAADIFARLSQVPSVHEFAGQDERHVTLRFVGGTSAQIIVTPPLNAGAVLVQATGSDAHVRQLEERAAARGCTLRGAALWRGSEFVPTPDEAALYQALDLPWIPPELREGGGEIAAAADHVLPTLIEEADLRGFLHCHTNYSDGSNSVADLARGVRDAGYEWIGITDHSQSAAYAGGLSPESLMRQAAEIAEVRTGMPGFRILHGIEADILVDGRLDYENDVLAKLDFVIGSIHSRFNLSGPEMTARVLTALDNPYLTILGHPTGRLLLSRDAYAIALEAIFAKAGAVGVAIEINADPHRLDLDWRVLRSARAHGVMISIGSDAHNLAGLGNVPYGVGIARKGWLGPDEVLNTRTAEGFLAFGSARRG; this comes from the coding sequence ATGACCGACCGGCTGGAGAAGCGCGCGGTCGCCGACGCCCTGGAGCAGATCGCCTCGTTCATGGAACTCAAGGGCGAGAACCTCTTTCGGGTCCGGACCTTCAAGACGGTCGCCCGAGCGGTTGGGGGGCTGCCCGAGACGCTGCAGCAGGCGCTGCAAGACGGCTCGCTCGCCGCCACCAAGGGAGTCGGGCCGGCCACGCTCGAGGTCATCAACGAACTGGCCAGCACCGGCCGGAGCGCTCTCCTCGAGGAGCTGCGGGGCCAGGTCCCTCCCGGGCTGGTCGAGATGCTGTCGATCTCGGGTCTCGGTGTCGCCAAGATCCGGCAGATTCACGAGACGCTGGGCATCGACTCGCTCCCCGAACTCGAAGCCGCCGCCCTGGACGGTCGGCTGGCCGCCCTCCCGCGGTTCGGACAGAAGACCGCCGACAACATCCGCAAGAGCATCGCCTTCCTCCGCCAGGCCAGCGCCTTCCGCCTGGCCCACCACGCGGCCGAGGAGGCGCGCGCCCTGACCGAAGCGCTCAGCCGAGTGCCCGGTGTCCTGCACGCGACGGCGGCCGGTGACGTGCGGCGCCGCTGCGAGGTGGTCCGCGAAGTGGTCATCGTCGTCACGGCCGAGGTGCCCGCCGCCGACATTTTTGCCCGCCTGAGCCAGGTGCCGAGCGTCCACGAATTTGCCGGGCAGGACGAGCGTCACGTGACCCTGCGCTTCGTCGGTGGCACCAGCGCCCAGATCATCGTCACGCCCCCGCTGAACGCCGGCGCCGTACTGGTGCAGGCGACGGGCAGCGATGCCCACGTGCGCCAGCTCGAGGAGCGGGCGGCCGCCCGTGGCTGTACCCTGCGCGGCGCGGCGCTCTGGCGTGGCAGCGAGTTCGTGCCGACGCCGGACGAGGCCGCTCTCTACCAGGCACTCGACCTGCCCTGGATTCCACCGGAGTTGCGCGAAGGGGGCGGAGAGATCGCCGCCGCCGCGGATCACGTGCTTCCCACACTGATCGAGGAGGCAGACCTCCGCGGTTTCCTCCATTGCCACACCAACTATTCCGACGGATCCAACTCCGTGGCCGACCTTGCCCGCGGGGTCCGGGACGCCGGCTACGAGTGGATCGGGATCACCGATCACAGCCAGTCCGCGGCCTACGCAGGCGGACTCTCGCCCGAGTCGCTGATGCGCCAGGCGGCCGAAATTGCGGAGGTCAGGACCGGGATGCCGGGATTCCGGATCCTGCACGGCATCGAGGCCGACATCCTGGTCGACGGTCGCCTGGACTACGAGAACGACGTTCTCGCCAAACTCGATTTCGTGATTGGCTCGATCCACAGCCGCTTCAACCTCAGCGGCCCGGAAATGACGGCGCGCGTCCTCACCGCGCTCGACAACCCCTACCTCACCATCCTGGGCCACCCCACCGGGCGCCTCCTCCTTTCGCGCGACGCCTACGCGATCGCCCTCGAGGCGATCTTCGCCAAAGCCGGGGCGGTCGGCGTGGCCATCGAGATCAACGCCGACCCGCACCGGCTCGATCTCGACTGGCGTGTGTTGCGCAGCGCGCGCGCCCACGGCGTCATGATTTCCATCGGCTCGGATGCGCACAACCTGGCGGGCCTCGGCAATGTTCCCTACGGCGTCGGGATTGCCCGCAAGGGATGGCTCGGGCCCGACGAGGTGCTGAACACCCGCACGGCTGAAGGATTTCTGGCGTTCGGAAGCGCCCGGCGAGGCTGA